Proteins encoded in a region of the Micropterus dolomieu isolate WLL.071019.BEF.003 ecotype Adirondacks linkage group LG07, ASM2129224v1, whole genome shotgun sequence genome:
- the LOC123973343 gene encoding proline-rich receptor-like protein kinase PERK10: STPPPRSKQPKCPNATQVVEPPIVPLPHPKPSVSNVEQVRSSKDPAQGQNGPTAQTRRSAHPQEAMPLRPGQARRPPPPRPSLPSSEASHTQIPTVPKEKRQQSPRDSSNSPSALGSQQMHLAPRTQHDHNPEGRDATAKQPSTHPKAQSLHTQDPGTTTKHPVRALKSRGDTPQPTQKGPARTPNPPRHTERQPSTERHNIRTARESKSPPSHRYQQPRDTQAEWLPTPQQRHAEYRANTGPPVKPAP, encoded by the exons agcaccccaccgccgcgcagcaaacaaccaaaatgcccaaatgccacgcaa gtagtggagcctcccatcgtaCCCCTCCCACaccccaagccctctgtgtctaatgt gGAGCAGGTCCGGAGCAGCAAGGACCCCGCCCAAGGACAGAACGGCCCAACAGCCCAGACCCGAAGGTCGGCCCACCCCCAGGAGGCAATGCCACTCAGGCCAGGTCAGGCcagaagacccccacccccgcgcCCTTCCCTCCCTAGCAGCGAAGCATCCCACACACAAATCCCCACCgtccccaaagaaaagagacagcaatcaccccgcgacagcagcaacagcccctcagccctaGGGAGTCAGCAGATGCACCTAGCCCCTAGGACTCAACACGACCACAATCCAGAGGGCCGCGACGCGACTGCGAAGCAACCATCGACACACCCCAAAGCACAATCCCTCCATACACAGGATCCCGGCacaaccaccaagcatccagTCCGGGCACTAAAATCCAGAGGAGACACCCCCCAACCAACTCAAAAAGGACCAGCCCgcacccccaacccacccc gacacacagagaggcagccaaGCACCGAGCGCCACAACATCCGCACAGCGCGCGAGTCAAAATCACCACCCTCGCACCGATACCAACAACCGCGCGACACCCAAGCAGAGTGGCTACCCACCCCGCAGCAACGGCACGCCGAATACAGGGCAAACACCGGTCCCCCCGTCAAGCCCGCACCCTAG